In Pongo pygmaeus isolate AG05252 chromosome 13, NHGRI_mPonPyg2-v2.0_pri, whole genome shotgun sequence, one genomic interval encodes:
- the FAM163B gene encoding protein FAM163B yields MTAGTVVITGGILATVILLCIIAVLCYCRLQYYCCKKEESEEDEEEPDFAVHSHLPPLHSNRNLVLTNGPALYPTASTSFSQKSPQARALCRSCSHCEPPTFFLQEPPEEEEDVLNGGERVLYKSVSQEDVELPPGGFGVLQALNPNRLSAMREAFARSRSISTDV; encoded by the exons ATGACAGCCGGGACCGTGGTCATCACCGGGGGCATCTTGGCGACTGTGATTCTGCTCTGCATCATCGCTGTTCTGTGCTACTGCCGGCTCCAG TACTACTGCTGCAAGAAGGAGGAGtcggaggaggacgaggaggagccAGACTTCGCCGTTCACTCGCACCTGCCCCCGCTGCACTCCAACCGCAACCTGGTGCTGACCAACGGGCCGGCGCTCTACCCCACCGCCTCCACCTCCTTCAGCCAGAAGTCCCCGCAGGCCCGCGCCCTCTGCCGCAGCTGCTCCCACTGCGAGCCCCCCACCTTCTTCCTGCAGGAGCCgccagaggaggaagaggacgtGCTGAACGGCGGGGAGCGCGTGCTCTACAAGAGCGTGAGCCAGGAGGACGTGGAGCTGCCCCCGGGGGGCTTCGGGGTCCTGCAGGCACTCAACCCCAACCGCCTCTCAGCCATGCGGGAGGCCTTCGCCAGGAGCCGCAGCATCAGCACCGATGTGTGA